In Labrus mixtus chromosome 11, fLabMix1.1, whole genome shotgun sequence, a single window of DNA contains:
- the stx12l gene encoding syntaxin-12 yields the protein MSYMRADSGWSQPGDFNGLVQTCSSNIQKISHNSGQIKNLLYQLETRQETSELQEKLQQLQHYTNQLAKETNRHLKELGSLPPPPSPSEQRQQKLRRERLMNDFSAALNNFQLVQRRAAEKEKESVVRARAGSRVTGDGGNVNEQLVTFEKGGEWGQTQTQTEEPPITEEDLETIKERETNIKQLEADIMDVNQIFKDLALMIHDQGETIDSIEANVEGAESHVDRGAAQLQKASYYQKKSRKRMCILAMVLSLLLLIIIIIIWQAIK from the exons ATGTCGTACATGCGAGCAGACAGCGGCTGGTCCCAGCCCGGGGACTTTAACGGCCTTGTCCAGACGTGCAGCTCCAATATCCAGAAGATCAGCCACAACT ccGGTCAGATCAAGAATCTGCTCTACCAGCTGGAGACTCGTCAGGAGACGTCGGAGCTGCAGGAGAAGCT ccaGCAACTCCAGCACTACACCAACCAGCTGgctaaagagacaaacagacacctGAAGGAGCTCGGGTCTCTGCCTCCGCCTCCTTCTCCATCAGAACAG AGGCAGCAGAAGCTGAGGAGGGAGCGTTTGATGAAcgacttctccgcagctctcaACAACTTCCAGCTGGTTCAGAGGAGAGCCGCCgagaaggagaaggagtctGTGGTCCGGGCTCGAGCCGGATCCAGAGTCaca GGAGATGGAGGAAACGTGAACGAGCAGCTGGTCACATTTGAAAA AGGAGGTGAGTGGGGTCAGACCCAGACTCAGACAGAGGAGCCCCCGATCACAGAGGAGGACCTGGAGAccatcaaggagagagagaccaaCATCAAACAGCTGGAG GCTGACATCATGGACGTGAATCAGATCTTCAAGGACCTGGCGCTGATGATCCACGATCAGGGAGAGACCATCG ACAGCATCGAGGCGAACGTGGAGGGAGCGGAGTCTCATGTAGACCGAGGAGCCGCCCAGCTGCAGAAGGCCTCCTACTACCAG AAGAAGTCCCGTAAGAGGATGTGCATACTGGCCATGGTGCTGTCGCTGctgctcctcatcatcatcatcatcatctggcAGGCCATCAAATGA